A portion of the Mesobacillus sp. AQ2 genome contains these proteins:
- a CDS encoding DMT family transporter yields MKGIVFAVLGGAFITLQGVANSRISQDIGTWQTATITQFAGFLVALVILLVSGKGKFQGYSKVRPLYLIGGTFGAIVVFGNVTAIHYIGVTLTVSAMLISQLGMTVLIDKNGWFDVKKQKMKISQIIGITMMVAGVMILGM; encoded by the coding sequence ATGAAAGGTATTGTTTTTGCGGTTTTAGGAGGAGCTTTCATCACTTTGCAAGGGGTAGCCAATTCAAGAATCAGCCAGGATATTGGCACATGGCAGACGGCCACGATCACCCAATTTGCGGGGTTCTTAGTGGCTTTAGTGATTTTATTGGTTTCTGGGAAAGGAAAGTTCCAGGGATATTCAAAGGTACGCCCACTTTATCTAATTGGCGGTACATTCGGAGCAATTGTCGTCTTCGGGAATGTTACAGCAATCCATTATATAGGTGTCACCCTGACCGTTTCTGCTATGTTGATTTCCCAGCTTGGAATGACGGTGTTAATTGACAAGAATGGTTGGTTCGATGTTAAAAAGCAAAAAATGAAGATATCACAAATCATTGGCATTACCATGATGGTTGCCGGCGTGATGATTCTAGGTATGTAG
- a CDS encoding STAS domain-containing protein encodes MENPNYQIKVNKNEFVWNSLGGELTFDGAPALLFWDSAIELFLKTIEEISGNDVSKTVYEVTGFRMGHLVSTYYKGRTDVVELLNEYSDIYKSAGWGIFEIHDYSYEEKRAVVRIRNSWEHRIFKLADKNKVCVLLPSHWAGIFSGLFQQDMWYKMTKSQLDGHEYDEVEIFPSNITISQNIHELARRKEQESIFELEKKVEARTEELSSLVQELSSPIIPVLKGILVIPLIGKYNEERISNMTEKSLIEFTRLKAKYLLIDLTAIKQVDNYSIHGIEKLIQAIRLIGGRCFIVGVSSELSIQILNSNVNLDGIRSFSSLQQGVEYAIGQNGYELVKKK; translated from the coding sequence ATGGAGAATCCTAATTATCAGATAAAAGTTAATAAAAATGAGTTCGTTTGGAATAGCCTGGGAGGGGAGCTTACATTTGATGGGGCACCTGCTTTATTGTTCTGGGATTCGGCGATTGAGCTGTTTCTGAAAACGATTGAAGAAATATCCGGAAATGATGTCTCAAAGACTGTCTATGAAGTGACCGGGTTTCGAATGGGCCATCTGGTAAGCACGTATTATAAGGGCAGAACAGATGTCGTAGAGCTTTTAAATGAATATAGTGATATTTATAAGAGTGCTGGCTGGGGAATTTTTGAGATTCATGATTACTCATATGAAGAGAAGAGGGCTGTTGTGAGAATCCGGAACAGCTGGGAACACCGGATTTTTAAACTCGCTGATAAAAATAAAGTGTGCGTTCTGCTTCCAAGTCATTGGGCTGGCATTTTCAGCGGACTTTTTCAGCAGGATATGTGGTACAAAATGACGAAGAGCCAGCTGGACGGTCATGAATACGATGAAGTGGAAATTTTCCCATCGAACATAACGATTTCGCAAAATATCCACGAATTAGCGAGAAGGAAAGAACAGGAAAGCATCTTCGAATTGGAAAAAAAGGTAGAGGCGAGGACCGAGGAGCTTTCCTCATTGGTTCAAGAACTGTCCTCTCCAATTATTCCTGTCCTAAAGGGCATTCTAGTGATCCCGTTAATTGGCAAGTACAACGAAGAGCGGATCAGCAACATGACGGAGAAATCATTAATAGAATTCACGAGGCTGAAGGCTAAATATCTGTTAATCGATTTAACAGCAATCAAGCAGGTAGATAATTATTCCATCCATGGGATAGAAAAATTAATCCAGGCAATCCGGTTGATTGGCGGCCGATGCTTCATTGTTGGTGTGTCTTCGGAACTAAGTATTCAAATTTTGAATTCCAACGTGAATTTAGATGGAATCCGATCTTTCTCCAGTCTGCAGCAGGGCGTTGAGTACGCTATCGGGCAGAATGGGTATGAATTGGTGAAAAAGAAGTAA
- a CDS encoding DMT family transporter, whose protein sequence is MLIGLLSAIIAGTLVGMQNIFNSKVNEKAGSWATTTLVLGLGSLASFIIGLFFEGREIFNLANMQGWYWFSGIMGIGVIVGIVQAIRFLGPTFAISIVLTSQLGFAVLWDSLGWMGLEKVPFTEKQLLGVLIIIAGVIVFKWSEGRGEKDAAITANQQKNAEIL, encoded by the coding sequence ATGTTAATTGGTTTATTATCCGCCATAATTGCAGGGACTCTTGTCGGCATGCAAAATATCTTTAACAGCAAGGTAAATGAAAAAGCAGGATCCTGGGCGACCACAACCTTGGTATTAGGGCTTGGTTCTCTGGCCTCCTTCATCATCGGCCTGTTCTTTGAAGGCCGTGAGATTTTTAATTTGGCAAATATGCAAGGGTGGTATTGGTTCAGCGGTATTATGGGCATTGGAGTTATTGTTGGAATTGTTCAGGCAATCAGGTTTCTGGGACCGACCTTCGCCATCTCCATCGTATTGACATCGCAACTCGGATTCGCAGTATTGTGGGATTCACTTGGCTGGATGGGACTCGAGAAAGTTCCTTTTACAGAAAAGCAATTGCTGGGAGTTCTAATCATCATAGCAGGCGTCATCGTTTTTAAATGGAGTGAAGGAAGAGGAGAAAAAGACGCCGCTATTACAGCAAACCAGCAGAAAAACGCAGAAATATTATAA
- a CDS encoding cyclic nucleotide-binding domain-containing protein, protein MEYADQLEEFLSSGEIAPLFNEEILPYLSLYHFKKGELICSQGEAAEFLYILVKGKVKIYTTSEEGKTLILSFKTPLEVIGDIEYVQEIDTINTVEAVTPVIMIGVKQSAARQFLKNHPPFIQFLLQIITRKFYIKSQFMRHNIMYPVETRLASYLVSVAYDENDALVNGNVSTSNLTDIANLIGTSYRHLNRVIKQFCAAGLVERNKGTILIKDLERLKLAAKENLYE, encoded by the coding sequence ATGGAATATGCTGATCAACTTGAAGAATTCTTGAGTTCCGGTGAGATTGCTCCTTTGTTTAATGAAGAAATCCTTCCGTACTTATCACTTTACCATTTTAAAAAAGGGGAATTGATTTGCTCTCAGGGCGAGGCTGCTGAGTTCTTATATATCCTGGTAAAAGGAAAGGTGAAGATTTACACCACTTCTGAAGAGGGAAAAACACTGATTCTGTCGTTTAAAACTCCACTCGAAGTGATTGGGGATATTGAGTATGTCCAGGAAATTGATACCATCAATACCGTTGAAGCTGTTACTCCAGTCATCATGATCGGAGTAAAGCAAAGTGCTGCCAGACAGTTCTTGAAGAATCATCCGCCATTCATACAATTTTTGCTTCAGATCATTACACGGAAATTCTATATTAAATCACAATTCATGCGCCATAATATTATGTACCCGGTAGAGACACGGTTAGCAAGTTACCTTGTATCAGTCGCTTATGATGAAAATGACGCACTGGTCAACGGGAATGTCAGCACATCCAATCTCACTGATATCGCAAATCTGATTGGAACGAGTTACAGACACCTGAATCGGGTCATCAAACAATTCTGTGCTGCCGGACTGGTAGAACGAAACAAGGGGACGATCCTGATCAAAGATTTGGAAAGACTGAAGTTGGCAGCAAAGGAAAATCTTTATGAGTGA
- a CDS encoding STAS domain-containing protein: protein MNPFERFSRYLIENAEKISKEITDYNLKKLDIELPDEIVSESIKTNTEFLGFLGETLNLSNETVAERFNQWYEQKQIKEKQAQYAAQELEGIIKPYAETRLQLIEMLTKVSIGEGLSTEEIVFVNNRLSYLLDLSITETIIERERQTKTMNKKNEQTITELSSPIVPIEKGMAILPLIGEFDFERSDYIMTHVIPKISELRIKTLIIDFSGIATIDGEIAARIFNIHKVLKLIGIETMLTGIRADLAIDVINTGIDFSKLDTYGTVQQAILSYGK, encoded by the coding sequence GTGAACCCATTCGAAAGATTTTCCCGATACCTTATTGAAAATGCTGAAAAGATCAGTAAGGAAATTACTGACTATAATTTGAAAAAACTTGACATAGAATTGCCTGACGAAATAGTTTCCGAATCCATAAAGACGAACACGGAATTCCTTGGGTTTCTTGGGGAGACACTTAATCTTTCGAATGAGACGGTAGCAGAGAGGTTCAATCAATGGTATGAACAAAAACAGATCAAAGAAAAACAAGCTCAGTACGCAGCCCAAGAGCTTGAGGGCATCATTAAACCGTATGCGGAAACGCGTCTGCAGCTGATTGAAATGTTGACGAAAGTGTCGATTGGCGAAGGACTTTCGACTGAAGAGATTGTTTTTGTCAATAACCGTCTCAGTTATCTGCTGGATTTAAGCATCACTGAAACGATTATCGAACGAGAAAGACAAACAAAAACGATGAACAAAAAGAATGAGCAAACCATTACTGAGCTTTCATCGCCAATTGTCCCGATTGAAAAGGGCATGGCAATTCTGCCGCTCATTGGCGAATTCGATTTTGAACGAAGCGACTATATCATGACTCATGTGATCCCGAAAATCAGTGAGCTGAGAATCAAAACGCTGATCATCGACTTTTCCGGGATTGCTACAATTGATGGAGAAATTGCAGCACGGATTTTCAATATCCATAAAGTCCTGAAACTGATTGGAATCGAGACGATGCTTACAGGAATTCGGGCAGACCTCGCAATTGACGTCATTAATACCGGCATCGATTTTTCCAAACTGGACACTTACGGAACCGTCCAACAGGCAATTTTATCCTATGGAAAATAA
- a CDS encoding phosphatase PAP2 family protein, which produces MNEHKKTKAKNTLLPVFLIAAGLGTSIAFLYLFANLAEEMLESEVESFDSSIIGFFNRFATDLLDGIMFWITESGSIWFLTLFSILFLSFLWLKKRDKWSIVFFITAIGGGGLLTKLLKLYFGRERPAIDETIDAIGYSFPSGHSMGSLLFYGFLGYYLLRSDLKKRIKWTAFYLCGLITILIGISRIYLGAHYPSDVIAGYLAGGIWLILCILALEYVKWRSASQRKPIRAFKEFIGRQLNQKL; this is translated from the coding sequence ATGAATGAACACAAGAAAACAAAAGCGAAAAATACACTTCTCCCCGTTTTTTTGATCGCTGCAGGTCTGGGTACATCCATCGCTTTTCTCTACTTATTCGCAAATCTAGCGGAGGAAATGCTCGAATCCGAAGTAGAAAGTTTCGATAGCAGTATCATTGGATTTTTCAATCGGTTTGCCACTGACTTGCTGGATGGAATCATGTTTTGGATCACCGAATCAGGTTCGATTTGGTTTCTGACTCTTTTCTCAATACTATTTCTCTCATTCTTATGGTTAAAAAAGAGAGACAAATGGAGCATTGTATTTTTTATCACTGCCATTGGAGGAGGAGGCCTGCTGACGAAGCTGCTGAAACTTTACTTTGGAAGGGAAAGGCCTGCCATCGATGAAACAATAGACGCAATCGGGTACAGTTTTCCGAGCGGACACTCCATGGGTTCCTTGCTTTTTTACGGATTCCTGGGTTACTATCTGCTTCGTTCCGATTTGAAAAAAAGAATCAAATGGACCGCTTTTTACCTATGCGGACTGATTACGATCCTAATCGGGATCAGCAGGATTTATCTTGGGGCGCATTATCCGAGCGACGTCATTGCCGGCTATCTCGCTGGTGGCATCTGGCTGATTTTATGTATTCTCGCATTGGAGTACGTAAAGTGGAGAAGTGCTTCACAAAGGAAACCAATAAGGGCATTTAAAGAGTTTATTGGCCGACAGTTGAATCAAAAATTATAA
- a CDS encoding iron ABC transporter permease: MIHPSIIKKQRIIVATLIVLIILTIIASLGLGYSSVSYGRILPTILGNGTFKEEFVLFEIRLPRIIVTLLAGMALAISGSILQGLTRNDLADPGIIGINSGAGLGIAVFFLFFPIDAASFAYMLPIVAFTGALLTAVFIYLFSYKKGIGLQPVRLILVGIGFSMALSGAMIVIISAAERQKVDFIARWLAGNIWGTDWPFIVALLPWLLILIPFTLYKANRLNLLSLSDPVGIGVGVSIEKERIVLFLTAVALAASAVSVTGGIAFIGLMAPHLAKALIGPRNQLFLPIAVLIGGWLLLFADTIGRNLLEPEGIPAGIMTALIGAPYFVNLLLKK; the protein is encoded by the coding sequence ATGATCCATCCGTCTATTATAAAAAAACAAAGAATCATAGTTGCGACTTTAATTGTTTTAATTATATTAACCATTATTGCTAGCCTGGGTCTCGGCTATTCCTCCGTCTCGTATGGCCGGATTTTGCCTACGATACTCGGGAATGGCACCTTTAAAGAAGAGTTTGTTTTGTTTGAGATTAGACTGCCAAGAATTATCGTGACGCTCCTTGCAGGTATGGCACTGGCAATTTCGGGCTCGATTTTACAGGGATTGACCCGGAACGATCTAGCCGATCCAGGAATCATCGGAATCAACTCCGGAGCAGGACTGGGAATTGCCGTTTTCTTTCTCTTTTTCCCAATCGACGCTGCTTCATTTGCCTATATGCTGCCCATAGTTGCTTTCACTGGCGCGTTGCTGACGGCTGTATTCATCTATTTATTCTCGTATAAAAAGGGAATCGGACTTCAGCCGGTGAGATTGATTCTCGTCGGAATAGGGTTTTCCATGGCATTATCAGGTGCAATGATTGTGATTATTTCAGCAGCTGAAAGACAAAAGGTAGATTTCATCGCCCGCTGGCTTGCCGGAAACATTTGGGGAACAGATTGGCCGTTCATCGTGGCCCTATTGCCATGGCTGCTGATCCTCATTCCGTTCACACTCTATAAGGCCAATCGCTTGAACCTTCTGAGCTTAAGCGATCCTGTTGGCATTGGAGTGGGAGTATCGATTGAAAAAGAAAGAATCGTTCTGTTTCTAACAGCTGTTGCCCTGGCCGCTTCGGCTGTTTCAGTGACAGGTGGGATTGCGTTCATTGGATTAATGGCACCGCACCTTGCGAAAGCATTGATTGGTCCGCGAAACCAATTGTTCCTGCCAATAGCAGTACTGATTGGCGGATGGCTGTTACTGTTCGCAGACACGATCGGCAGAAACCTCTTGGAACCAGAAGGTATCCCTGCAGGAATCATGACTGCGTTGATAGGTGCACCGTACTTTGTGAATTTACTTCTAAAAAAATAG